AGAGAATTGGCACTTGCACAGGCGAAGGAGATTATTGGGGAAGTGAATGGTGAGAACCCCACTTCTTACGAGTTGGCCAATAGTTCTGCTACTTCGGGAAATCCGATGTTTAGTTCGGAGCTGATATTCACCTTGGATGTGCAAAAATTGAAAGATTTGAGTGAGGTTTATTTTACAGAAAACTCCAATTCTGTTTCCAGCATACTTTCCATGTCATCGTCCGGTAAGGCAAATATATTTAATTCCGGGGGATTGGAGAGTGATTTTAGAAGTTCGTGGATGACGTCGGGAACTGATGGAGATTCTTATGTTCTGGGAAAATATAAAGACATGAAATATATTCCGATGTTTAAACTTTCCGAGCTTTATCTGATTGCGGCAGAAACGGCAACAGGAAGTGAGGCCTATGGTTATTTGAATAAATTGAGGAATCATAGGGGATTGGCAAATGTAGCACCGACGGCAGATCTTGAAGATAATATCTTTCAGGAGTACCGACGGGAATTTATAGGAGAAGGACAAATGTTCTTTTACTATAAACGTAAGGTGATGCAAGTGATCGGAGCGGATAATAACATTGCAATAAAGAATCCTAATGCGATTTATAATTTACCGATCCCCACGAATGAAGTTGATTTTGGAAACATAAAAAAATAGAAGCTATGAGAAAATTATTTATTCTTCTTTTAGGAATCGTATTTTATTCTTGCAGCGAGAATGATCGTTTGATATATAGTGAGGGAATGCATGATATATACTATTCTGACGTGACAAAGGACAAAGACAGTATATTCGTGTCTTTACTGACGGCAGAACGGGAATTGACGACAACAATTAATGTCAAACTTTTAGGTGATACGTTGCGTGTCTCGGAAAAATTCAAGTTGGAGGTGATTCCGGGAAAAACGACAGCGAAAGAGGGTGTTCATTACCAGAAACTTCCTGAAACATACGAGTTCCCTACCGGGGTGTTTGAGTACAAAATGCCGGTGACATTGATTAAAGGAGATGAGGGGATCACGAAAGCTCCGGTTATCTTGGCGTTGCGTCTTGTTCCGGTTGCCGGTTTGGGTATTGCTTACGAGAATCGTTCCGTTGTGCGGTTGATTATATCGGATATGCTCCGGAAACCGGAAGGAGATGCGTATTATGAAGATATGGGGGCCTTCGTGGGTTTGTTCGGTGAGTATTCAAGGAAAAAACATACGATGATTATCGAGTTGACCGGGCATGATTTTTGGGATCTCGGTTATGGGGATAGGCCTGATTATAACGATGATTATAAAATTTATTACGAGTCCGGTTATTATACCCCGTATGCCAGAAAATTATACAAGATCATCACGGAGAATAGGATAGAGGATGAAAATGGAAAGGTCATGCAGGGGTGGATGGTTCCTTAAATAGTAAGAAATTATGATGGATTAATAATGAGATTGTTATGAAAAATTTGAAATATATATTGATTTTATTGCTCCTTGTCCCGTTTTCATGTATTGATGACAAGTCGAAATTTAGTGATACCGAGATAGATGAAATCGTGATTACAGGTATAGAGAAAAGTCGGGAAATAGAGGTCGGTTCCAAGTTGGAAATTTCTCCGGTGGTGACCACTAAATTCGGAGAGAAATCGAAACTTTCTTACGTGTGGTATAAATACAATCAAGAGCAGCATGTGGCTGATACTTTGTCCCGGGAGAAAGATTTGAGTGTTGTTATCGGTGATGTATTACCGGGTGTTGAAAATACATTGGTCTTTAAAGTGATTGACGATCAAACGGGTGTTTATGCGTTGAATAAATCTACTTTCACCACGGTAGGTAAATATTCGGGCGGAACGTTGGCTTTGTGTAAAACGGATGGGGAAATGGATTTGGCCATGTTGAAGAAAGACGGGACGACGTTGTACGAGAATATTTATGCTACGGCAAATAATGGCGAAAAACTGGGAACTGCATCTAAACGTATTTTCCAGACGGATCTTTATCCGAGAAATCCGTTGGCGTATAAAGCTGTTATTGTTACTTGTGATGACGAGACAGGGGGTGTTTATCTTGATCCCACTATTTTCGAGAGAAAGGATGATATGAAAAATAAGTTTATGTTTGGTGACGAGTTGGAGGGGAAATTGGCTATCACGGGATATGCCGAAGGCCAAGGAACGGATTATATAACAATGAATGGTAAAGTGTATGTCAGAGAATACGGGTCTTCTGAAGAAAACGTGAGTTGGAATCCGGCTTTAGTTTTTCTTGCAGACCCGACAGATTATTCCATGGCAAATTACACGGCTCACCCGACAGATCATCCATTCTACGCCTCTCCGTTATTCTATGATAATTTAAACGGGCGGTTTGCATTTAACCAACAGGGTGGATTTTTTAGTTCATTGGCAGGGGTAGATTCGGATTTCTCGAAATTTGATCCTAATAATATGGGAAAGGGGGTTAAAATGATTTTGTCCGGGAGCATGAATAGCACGCTTGATGAGGTTTGGGCATTGATGAAAGATGAGAATAAAGATGAGTACTTTGTGATCACGTACAAGTTCACGTTTGTTGCATGGACTAGTTACACGTTCTTCTCGTTGTCAAAATCGGCACTTTCTAAAGCGTCAAATGCCGATCTTTATAGTGCATCAATCTTTATCCCGGGGACGAAACCGAAGATCGGACACATGAATCCGTGGGAAATGAGCGCTAAAGGAATTTCGGATATATTCTTTTTTGTAAGCAATAATAAAGTAATGGCTTTTAACGTGAAGACTTTGTCCGGAGGTGTATTGATTGATGGAGATACGGAGGGTTACACGGTGACAAGCGTCGATTGTACAGAAGTGGCCGCCCCGACAGAGACTGATCCGAAAGCATCGTTCGTGCAATTGACTTTGGGAGTTAAAGATAAAAAGTTATCGTCTAAATCGGGAGGGATTGCCGTGTATCGTTTAAACAGTATTGGTGGAATTTCGGCTCAAAAAATGTATGCCAAGACTGGTTTCTGCGATGAGGTGATTGCTACGGTGGAAAAAACGAATTGAAAAAGGATTAATAATTTGATTTATGAAGACAAGTATAAAAAGTTTTGTCGTTTTAATATCTTGTGGGTTATTTGCTTGTCAACCGGGCAAGCAAATAATCCAAGGGGAAACGGGTAATTTGAATACAAATAAAATGTATTTATGCGAGGTCGTGAGTGATTATTGGAAATCTCATAGAGCCGTGGACTCGGTAGATGTGATAGACGGAAAATTCATGTTTGAATTGGAGAATGTGCAGCCGGAACTTTATTTTTTGGGGGATTCTCCGAATCATGGAGGGTATTTTTTTCTGGATGGGAAGAGAATAAAGGTGCAACCGGAAAAAGTGACAGAAGAAGAAATTCTTTGGAAAGTCGAGGGTTCTTCTTTGGATCAAAAATATCGAGCTTTTATGGAGCAATGGGATGAGGCGACTTTTAAGCAGATAACCGATTCTTTGGATACGCTCTTTTTTCAGGCTCGTGATGCGGGGAACCGGGAAGAAATGGCTAGGATAAAGGAGGAATCCATATATTATTACGACGAAGGAAGAGCAAGAAGTGCTGCTTTAGTGAAAGAGGTTTTGGAAAAGAATAAAGAGAATTCTTTTGGAATGTATTTGTATTATTACAAGCAATTTCAGCATAAAGATTTTCCAATGCTGGAAGAGATTATAGCGGAAAAGGCTTATATCGAGAGTTTCGGGGCAGCCGCGAAGAATACCCGTTATCTTCCTTGGGTAATGGAAAAATTAGGTAAATATGAAGGATGTGCGATAGGTCACGAGGCTCCCAAAATTGTAGGGAAGGACACGTTAGGAAATGAATTGAAGTTAAGTGATCTGCGTGGAAATTACGTGCTGGTTGATTTTTGGAACTCGTATTGTCACTGGTGTCGGGAGGAAACACCGGCATTGAAACGGGCCCTGGAGCATTTTGCCAGGAAGAATTTCAAAATACTAGGAGTGTCTTCTGATCGGGTGAAGAAACTTTGGATGGATGCGATTCACGAGGATGGCAGTTATTGGGATCATCTGATGTTGGAGAAAGGGGATGACGTGATGGATCGCTATTGCATCAAGGGAATTCCCCATATCATACTGGTCGGACCGGACGGGAAGATTCTGGCCAAGGAGTTGAGGGGGCAGGATTTGATAGACGTGCCGGATCAATTTGTGAAGTAAACGAATTAACCCGAATTCAATCGTGAATATCTCGTGAAAGTCCCGTAAAAGGACGATACAGACGAGATATAGCCGAGATAAAGACGACTTAAAGCCAAGTGGAGTCGTCTTTATCTCTTTTTTTTAACACTTGTACGTGTCGGATAAGTCTTTAGCTGGGTTTGATTTCTACTTTATTTGGGCTATAAAAAACTGATAAGTAGCATGACGTTCAGTAAGGTGACAATTCCCCCGATCACGTACAGGAGCCATTTCGTGTAGGTAGAATTTTTGTATTTTCCCATGACCTTGGACGAGGAAGTGAGGTAAACTTGCGTGAAAATGGTGATCGGTAACTGTACGCTTAGAGCCATTTGCGAGTAAATCAACCCTTGGAAAGGATTCGATACTACCATGATCAGGGCAAAAGCGAGGATGAGGGAAGTTAGCACACCGATGCGGGAATGACTGTCCTTGATGTCGTAAGGCTCCTTGTATATTCCAGCGAAAATGGAGCCGGCAGCCATACCTGAGGTAATAGTAGAAGAAATTCCGGCAAACAGGAGAGCCACGGCAAAGATCACGGAGGCATTATTCCCAAGCAATGGTGCCAGCAGGGAATTGGCTTGTTCCAGTTCCGTGACGGGAGTTCCGGTTCCGAAAAATGCGGCAGCAGCCAGTAGGATCATGGCGCTGTTGATGGCCCAACCGATCACCATGGAGAGGATCGTGTCGGCATATTCGTAGCGTAATTGTTTTTTGATGATTTTATCGTCTTGTATATTCCATTGACGGCTTTGGATGACTTCCGAGTGAAGGAATAGATTGTGGGGCATGACCACGGCCCCGAGTACGCTCATGATAACGACCATGGAGCCTTCGGGAAAAGCGGGGGTAACCCATACGGGCAAGGCTGTATTCCAGTCGATCTCCACGAGGGAGAGTTCGTAGATGAACGATAAGCCGATGATGGAAACAAAAGCAATGATCCATTTCTCGATCACCCGGTAGGTATTCGTGAACAACATGATAACCACGAAAATCAATACGAGTATTGATCCTGCCCGGATCGGGATGTTGAATAACATTTGCAAGGCA
The window above is part of the Butyricimonas paravirosa genome. Proteins encoded here:
- a CDS encoding DUF4843 domain-containing protein, which translates into the protein MRKLFILLLGIVFYSCSENDRLIYSEGMHDIYYSDVTKDKDSIFVSLLTAERELTTTINVKLLGDTLRVSEKFKLEVIPGKTTAKEGVHYQKLPETYEFPTGVFEYKMPVTLIKGDEGITKAPVILALRLVPVAGLGIAYENRSVVRLIISDMLRKPEGDAYYEDMGAFVGLFGEYSRKKHTMIIELTGHDFWDLGYGDRPDYNDDYKIYYESGYYTPYARKLYKIITENRIEDENGKVMQGWMVP
- a CDS encoding Nramp family divalent metal transporter, whose product is MLKQFKELLNTAKHNPKLGGLEIFKYIGPGLLVTVGFIDPGNWASNLAAGAEFGYSLLWMVTLSTIMLIVLQHNVAHLGIASGLCLSEAASEYLKPRYAKGILYSAMLASISTSLAEILGGAIALQMLFNIPIRAGSILVLIFVVIMLFTNTYRVIEKWIIAFVSIIGLSFIYELSLVEIDWNTALPVWVTPAFPEGSMVVIMSVLGAVVMPHNLFLHSEVIQSRQWNIQDDKIIKKQLRYEYADTILSMVIGWAINSAMILLAAAAFFGTGTPVTELEQANSLLAPLLGNNASVIFAVALLFAGISSTITSGMAAGSIFAGIYKEPYDIKDSHSRIGVLTSLILAFALIMVVSNPFQGLIYSQMALSVQLPITIFTQVYLTSSSKVMGKYKNSTYTKWLLYVIGGIVTLLNVMLLISFL
- a CDS encoding PKD-like family lipoprotein, producing MKNLKYILILLLLVPFSCIDDKSKFSDTEIDEIVITGIEKSREIEVGSKLEISPVVTTKFGEKSKLSYVWYKYNQEQHVADTLSREKDLSVVIGDVLPGVENTLVFKVIDDQTGVYALNKSTFTTVGKYSGGTLALCKTDGEMDLAMLKKDGTTLYENIYATANNGEKLGTASKRIFQTDLYPRNPLAYKAVIVTCDDETGGVYLDPTIFERKDDMKNKFMFGDELEGKLAITGYAEGQGTDYITMNGKVYVREYGSSEENVSWNPALVFLADPTDYSMANYTAHPTDHPFYASPLFYDNLNGRFAFNQQGGFFSSLAGVDSDFSKFDPNNMGKGVKMILSGSMNSTLDEVWALMKDENKDEYFVITYKFTFVAWTSYTFFSLSKSALSKASNADLYSASIFIPGTKPKIGHMNPWEMSAKGISDIFFFVSNNKVMAFNVKTLSGGVLIDGDTEGYTVTSVDCTEVAAPTETDPKASFVQLTLGVKDKKLSSKSGGIAVYRLNSIGGISAQKMYAKTGFCDEVIATVEKTN
- a CDS encoding TlpA disulfide reductase family protein; translation: MKTSIKSFVVLISCGLFACQPGKQIIQGETGNLNTNKMYLCEVVSDYWKSHRAVDSVDVIDGKFMFELENVQPELYFLGDSPNHGGYFFLDGKRIKVQPEKVTEEEILWKVEGSSLDQKYRAFMEQWDEATFKQITDSLDTLFFQARDAGNREEMARIKEESIYYYDEGRARSAALVKEVLEKNKENSFGMYLYYYKQFQHKDFPMLEEIIAEKAYIESFGAAAKNTRYLPWVMEKLGKYEGCAIGHEAPKIVGKDTLGNELKLSDLRGNYVLVDFWNSYCHWCREETPALKRALEHFARKNFKILGVSSDRVKKLWMDAIHEDGSYWDHLMLEKGDDVMDRYCIKGIPHIILVGPDGKILAKELRGQDLIDVPDQFVK